The Rosa rugosa chromosome 3, drRosRugo1.1, whole genome shotgun sequence sequence TGAAAAGCATATCTAACAAAATCTTATTTTCAGCAACATGGCAATGTGTGCTTGGGAATATTGAACGGCTCTGAAGTAGGACTGGAAAGTACGAACCTCATCGGAGGTATACCGACAAAAAAATCCCCACTCagtaatttcttttcttctcttctgtgGTCAAATACTGATATCTTTCATTTGTTCTCTTTACAGATATTACTTTGCTAGATAAAATTTTGGTATATGACAATGAAAACCAGCGAATTGGATGGGCTCCAGCAAATTGCAATAGGCTTCCCAAGTCCTGAACCTTACTCTTACAAATTTATTTTTTGCCTTAATGTCCGGTGAGGGTTTCTCATCAGGAAACTCTTTTTTCAGTGTAGATCGGAATATTGTGGAGGTGTTTCCCAGCGTTATGTAGCCAATTTGGAAGAGTTCTGTCCTGCTTTTGCTTCTGATGATCAGTAATGCCATGTACAAAGAAGTCTCCAATCCAAAAAGTAAATGCAGAAATCCCTCTACAGGATTTATGTAGCAGATACATGTTGCAACTTTTTGATCACTAGTGTTGCAACATAGTTGCTACATATTACAAGCAGGCAAAGCTGTCGTTGGTTGTATAAATCTTTTGGGCCTGATTGCCTGTACTAGAAGTTACAAGCTGGGAAATGTAAGTGGGTAAATATCCCAATAGATAATAAATacattcaacatatatataatattctCCTGTTACAATCCCCTAATTAGTCACATTAACATTAAGTTTCAATCCCCTAATTAGTCACGTTAACTTTAAGTTACTAGACAATTGCATCTCCTAGAATATTGCTTCCTCCAGTAGTGAAGGAAGTCAGTTGATCTGGTCACTGTTACCAAACTGTACAAAGTACATTATACACTGCTTACTACCTGCAATAGCAAAGTTATATTCATCAGTTCCATGCCGCTCTTATTCCATGGTTTTAACGCTTGAAGAATTCGAGCAATGCATAGTGAGCAGTATAGCAATGTGCATTTGCTAATAAAATATTGGACAAAACTAACCCGAAATACCTAAATCCGTGAATCTGGGGATTAAGTGAACTCAGCTCGCTATAAAACACGATTTGCACACTGCATATAGAAAATACCCAACATTATCAATCGAAGTTCTGGCTCCAATTGTCATCACGGAAAAAGAACAGGGTATCAGTCGCAACTACTTTGATCCAAGCAACAAATATTCACAACTGGACATCATAACTGAGTAGCAATAATTGCATGAGTTGAATAATTTAAGgtgcaaatgaaaaaaaaaatgtagatgatccttttttttcttttggtttagcATGTAGATCGTCCTTAAACATCAAGTTATCAACAAAATAGACAGAAGAATCACCTTTGCATGGCAAATCTTTGTTATAGCCTCAACATGAAGGTTCTGCAACTGTTCAAGAGCGGTGACATCCAGACCAGCAACATCTTCACCCTGAATATACATAATCTTTTTTAAACTCTATGTTTCAATTACAGAGCTCCTTGAAAATGAAAATCCAAAGTTATAttgtaataataataaaaataaaaagatttcACAACTACAGCTGAAGTGTTGATAAAATTATAGATGGGGATAATAACCCACAAGATCATTCATGGATATACAGTAAACTAGTTTCATGGATATACAGTAAACTAGTGACTGTACTTTCACCAGATTAGTTTACAAGGAACATACCTTCAACCTAGAAATATAGGATTCTAGCTCTTTGCATCTTCTCTTTTCTTCCAGATAGCTAGCTCTTAAATCTTCTAATGTACCCATCTCATTCAAGTTTTCATTGCTTTCATTGTCCTTGAACATAGCATATGAGTGATTATTAGACGGCACATTCCCATTTCTAATTCTCGTATGTGAACTTTCAGACTCAAGAACCCCTTGAAGAGACACATCCTCAGCATTATTACCAGACTTCCTCAATTTTGCAACTCGCACCCACATATTTGCCAGCTCATTTTCCAAGTCAGCTTCACGTTGTTTCACATTCTCTAGTGTTTTTCGTAAATCATCTTCTAACTGATCTCTCTCATATAGTTCTTTCTCCAGAGCAGCTTCTCTTTGACATCTTGCAGTAAGTTCCTTCTGCAGCTCCTCAACCAAAACTTCATCCTCCGACCTTTTATGGAATCCATTAGCTCGAGCCCCATTTATGCTATTTTTCTTGAAATCATATGAAGTAGACCTTTGGCAATAGTTTGATCGGCATTGAACCTCTTTTGCAGCAGCAAGGTCACCAGTCAGCTTGGCGTTTTCATAAGAAAGCTTTGTTACTTCTTCAGCCAAGTTTCTAAGCTCCACTGCTGCAGCTGAAGCTAACTCTTTGGCATAGGAAGCTTCTTCTGAAAGTTTCAGATTCTGAACTTCAAGCCCCTCCTTTTCCTCAGACAGTATCACCTTCTCTTGCTTTAGATCTTCTATTTTAGAAGCCTAAGAAAACAAATTATTATGGCATTGGTGACCACGTAGCAATATAGACAGCAAAAACCAAAAGGAACAAAAGGAGAAAGGATATTGGGTTTCCCAGAGCTGAAGATGCCAGGAAAGTAAAGGAATAACCTGTGCATGGATTTGGGAATTAAAGTATGCATCTTTGTTACACTCTTTGGAATCCTCAAGCGAAAGGATTCTGTTTAAGCTCATCACACTGGTCGGTGTATTTTCATCAGCACAGGTTTCTTCACATGGAGCAATCCTATCTCTTTCATCATTGTTCTTTTCTTTAGAACTAAGCTGTTGTCTTAGCAGCAGAATTGTCTCTTGCATTTCTGAGTTTTCTGAAATCTGTAAAAAGTGACAACATAATAAAGCActtgaagaaaaagaatcaAGTACATCATAAGAGATCCTTATAATATTACCTTCATCTGTAGTTGCTCCTGAAGTATCCTATTGTCTGCTGTCTTGATCTGAATGATTATCCCAGGACCAAACTAATCAACTTAGTAAATGGTTTGAGCATTTATTACAGAATCATCAGTGTTATGAAAATATAAGGATAACGAACCTCAAGTTCAAAAGTTTTCTCATTTAACTGAGTCGTAAGCTTGGACAAAGCCTACATTAGAATGGAGCAAACTGGTCAGAAAGCAAAAATAATGTATTACTAAAATATTTGAAAACCAGCAATTTTTTGTTAAGCATAGTTCCATCTttcaacaaaacaaataaatgaCACTCAACAAACCAACAGAAACCCAAGACCAAGACGGCTAAAAGCTCATTACGTATTATGTAGATTTAAGTGGATCATGTGAAATGTAGTTCtaatcatcaataaaatgatactggctaaggtctgtaatcaGAGTAGAGTgaactctttttttctttgctatttAAAATCCCTTGCATAATTGATATTGTTATATCTAAATATAGAATATCCCTCTCAAGTTAACGACATGTGCTTGTTTTCTTGTTCTATTGAAATAGCTTAACCATGTGAAAATGAAAAGGAACAATGGACTTTTACATTTATTTTATGAGAAGAGACTTAAGGATCTTCTGATGAGAGGAGAGACATGTAGCAAGGGGGCCAGTCTCGGCTGTAATGGTATTAGAAAGTTCAATAATATAACAGTCACTCATAGTAGAATGTGAAACGGGAAGAATAGTCTCTTTTGTATTTTTGATTTCATAGAGGCCTAAAAGATTGTTTATCAGATTATTATCTGTCAATCCAAATTTTTACATATAGAAAGATTTGTTCATCCAGCTTCTCTTCAAACCATCAGCAAAAAGAATAGTTACCTGAGACATTTCACTATTGTTCGACCTGTGTGGAGTCATCTCAAGTGATCCAATCATGCGTTGCTCTAGGACACGTATCTGAAACTTCTTTTCACTAATTTCATCCTTCAACTTTTGCATTTGTTCCTATTTTAACCAACATTAgcatcaaaacatcaccacaAGGATACCAATCAGATTTATAAATTTGTCTCTAAGATTTAAAGGGATTTCTCACCCTAAGTTTTGAATCTTCTGGGTTGGTAGCTGCTTGCTCGGACAATCTTTTCAGAGAACTTGTACAGAATGCTACCTCCCCAGCTAACATTTTCACTTGCTCACGAAGGAGATCCATTTGATCGGTTATTGTGAATCCAGTCTGCAAAAGAGTAGTTATAGCAAACCCAGTTAGCATTATATCTTCATGCTCAAGTGTAATGCAAATGCTACATATCACATTGATATTAGACTTATTAGTTCAGCTGATGCAGGgaacaaagagagaaagaaaacataCCCTATTTTACAATGTCTAATACACAAGCATGCACACACAATTGCTTCTCATTATATTATTTCCATAAGCTTGTATACACTTGGAACATATAATCTACTCGaagcaaaaaccaaaaagaTGGATAGAATTTCCCTTACTGGAGGCAACTGGCGACCACCAACTGCAGCAGCAAACAAATCACCAGCTTGGGTTCTTTCCAGAAATGAGTCAGTGATGGTATGATCATCACCCCGTCTACTGACAGACTTTCTTTGTCCATCCTTCAAATCATTGGAGTTAACTCTATTTTGAGAAGATTTTGAACAAGGTGCTGGTGAACCACTAGTAGAAGAGCTCTCACTATCAGCACTTGGTGATAATCCATTGAGATTCTCAGGTTTCTGTCGAGAATGCAGTTGAGTTTTGTCTAGATGAGTGTTCAATCCATAGAGTATTAATCATTTGCTACTACAATAAAAGTATATTTTCCTCTTGTATAACTTAAATGAATAACCAAGTTTTAGTAGTGTGTATTGACAGAGAGTCGGAGAGTGATGAATATGTAGTAATATACAGATAGTGACTGAACTAACTAATATCTTATTGGGGAAGAAATAATAAGGCTTAACAATATATCTGAGCTTTCAACTTAATCATCCAACAACAATGCATCCTTTTAATGTTATGCCCACCTATCTATATGAAGCTCAAGTCAACAAGACATGCAATCGTTTCTTCCAAATTTACATCTGCTCCTAACATATAAAGGATGAAGTCTAGGCATTAgcatacaaaaagaaaaagatggttTCTAGATATTACCAAATCAAATTAGTgataaatttttttgaaaaatacatGTTACAAAATAGTATAGTTGACGGGCATTGACTTATATATCAGTCCATATGTTTTACCGAAAACTCAGAATGAAAGCAGAGTAAAGAAGACAACCAAGGTGTAGCTTGAAAGTAAGTATTGGCTTAAAAAGGGGAAGGGGGACTGTCATCGCATTAACTAAATCCTATATTTTGTCCTTCTGAAACAAACTCTAAATATATCAAAGCCATACTGAAGTCAGCACTAAAGAAACAAATGAGTACTTACTTTCAGTTTAAACCATCCGAGCATTCCACGTcttctgtttcttttgtaatcCTTGACCAACTCATCAAGATTAGTGATATCATCTCTTCCTTCCACTGAAAGCTCGGAAGCATGACTTAGAGCATCATCATCAATCACATATTCCCGTTTTTTATCAGGCAGATATGCTAGCTGCATTGAAAATGGGTCAATTAGTAACCTAACGAGGAAGATCACAGCAGTGGTTTACAGTTTCTAGTTTGAGAAATCCAAATCATAAAACAAGCTCTCactcaaaacaaaattcaatgaATCTGTAATCCATCCTAACTGCTGAAATACTAGACCACCCACCTCATCTTCCCCAAATGAATGCCTCCGTCTGTTGCTAGGCAAAGATATGCTATGTGGTATGGTATTTTTTGTGGAGACTAAGATTAGTTTAGTCAATCGTTGTATTCTTCCCATTAAAGCTGCCTTggcttcttcctcctcttccaaTCTTGACCGCAATCTCACCTGACCAGCTTCCAGCTTTTacatgggaaaaaaaaatcattaaatgCAAACAACGAACAGGGAAAAAGACAAATGGCATTGAAAATCTTAGGAAAAGATAAaagcaaaagagagagagagagagagagagagagagtaatatATGTGTAAATATACATTTATTGTTCTAGCCCCCTCATATATTTTCATACAtatgtaatatatatttatCATCTCCTAAACGTCCTTAAACCTCAGATCAATAGGCTAGCTTGTCAAGCTGTGGTACTATATCTCAGCTTTGATCAACTACGGATGGCTGAAAGGTCCAATGATAAGATGCATTTTAATGTATCTACTCTTATGATTTGAACTAGAGGAATGCTACCTCATTTACTGTTttgatgaaggaccttgggataGGTTTTTCATAGATTTCCCATTTAAAGCTTTACCAATAGAAAATTAAATATAGAGGAAAGTATGCTAATATTTATGAGTTCTCTCACTGTAGCTGCACAAACCTGAAGCTTTAAATTAACCAGGTCTTCCTGAGTAGATGCAGGTATATTTGGAGTCTCCATCATGCCACGTTTTAACTGCTGAAGCTCTTCCTTTAAAATGGTAATTTCCCTTTGATACTTTTTGATAAGAGACTTTTCATCGATAATCTAAAAGTAAAcatcaataaaataaaagattaaaattgatcaattaaaacaaataaatttgtaATTTCATACTAATAGCACTCGAGATAAAAAGTGAATCTGAGATTCACCTTATTTTGGGCAGCTTTTATTTCCACATACTTGCTCCGATGTGCAAACTTTAGTGTGTTGTGTGTCTCCTCAGTATTGCTAGACGCAGGGGTCAGAGTGCAAATGAGCTAAAGTGACCGTAACAAGAACATTTCCCAGCGTTAGTAACTATGTTGCTAGTAAAAAGAGAGACTTTACATGACACATGATTGAATAGTAGCAAACAGAAAAATATGATCATGTGAAGACTGGAAAATATGAATTGAATGGGACTTACAGATATACGACCATGACCACTGAGGGAGGACTGCAACAAACGGGTGAGTTTTGAATCTCGATAAGGAACATGAGTTGCCTTCCCATCTGTAAGTTTAGATATCACCTGCAACAAGAGACAATTattagataaaaataaaattttcaaatGTGTTGCAAATTTCAAATGAGAATATCTAATAACTAAATGCAATCATATATGCACATGAAAATTCTTGAGCTCTACATTGTAGCATATCAGCTGTGGTCGATCAGCTCTCCAATATCATGCCATGAAAAGCAATCACAGAAGGCGACCAAGTTATCACGTTTTTAGGCACAATTGTACCCTTGAGTTATAAATATGACACGGAATGGTATTTGGGAAGAAAAGAGTATTGGAGAAATAAATAAGGGTAATTTGTGTATATACGAGGAATTGTATATATTCGTGGAACTGAAATCAAAGGCCTGATATAAGCATTATCTTACAGTGCCAAGTGTAAGCAAGCTTTTATTGATGTATGAGCCCTCCTTTCTCCTCAATCCAGTTGTTTCGGTTTTAGAACTTTCAGATCCTGCAAGATCAATTAAGTGCTGCCAAGAATGAAGGAAATTTGAATTATATACGGCTCATCATCAGACACTGATGAAAATATAATTAGAACTCATAATCAAAAATCCATCAGATTGTTGGACACTTGGACCAGATAAACTACAGTATTGGACAAGTCAAAATTGAACTTCGAAGAAGAACAACAGTACAAAAGATTACCAACTGGGACAAGGTGacatcttcttctccattttcaCCTCGCGGACTGCTTTCAATAGTCTGATAATTTTATATATTAGCAAAGGTGGAATAACGAGCAATGCAATTGATACAATAATAATGATATGTTAAATTGCTTGATGAGAAATTCTTAGGCTTCATCATCTCTCAAGTTAATTAAGCATCACAAGCTTTTAGTTGACAAAAGTACTCGACCGATATATTCACAAATTAAGAGAAGACTCGTGGAAAAGAATGATTAGAACCTAACAGAATATGGCTTCATCATACTAACAGAGTATATTACCACTTTAATCACATAGTAAAGATAGTTACCAATGTGAATATAGTGTGGCTGCGACTGCTTAGTAGATTAAAATTGTTAGAACCAACGTGTCTATGCTCTGCAAATGAACAGAAAGAATGTTAAAGATCAGCCGCACAAGAGGTGGCTGGCAAAAGATACAGAGAATAAGGGGATGTAAGGAAAAGCAACAGCAAGATAGGGAAAAGGACAATAGTGTTCCCCAATTATTATGTATTCGTAACATTTGACTCAGACACAAACATTAAACAGAGACAACAAAATTTACACCCAGAAGGTGTAGATAAAAGTGCATGTTTCTATACCTTCTCCGGTTGCTATCAAGGAAAGAGCATGAGCAGGAGACAAAACAACTTCCTCTTTGATTCCTTCAACATAAGTTCCCTGCCCAAAGAAATACCACTTTCAAAACAATTCAAAGGCCATATTTTAGATGGTTTCTAGACTCTAGAGTATATTACTCAGGTGAAAATACTCCAAGTGACCAAAGACTATCCTCAAGCATCTGCTCTATTACACTAATATTTCctttttaaactttttttttttagggggtgGGTTGGTTGGTTTCTTTCCCCATAGAGTCATACTATAGTTCAATGAAGAACACTTCCAGTACGTCAGTTTAAGGAAAGAAAGATAAATGAGTAAATATAATTTAAAAGCAAACATATTCAAGAGTATGTTTGAACATATTAAGACCCAAGAACAAAAAATGACTTGTAATTCTTTTATGAATATAAACACCTGAGCATCCTCTCTGATTCGTAGGTTCTGTCCTGTTGGATCAAGTAAGTCGTTTATGACctgtaaaagaaaaaggatgaaAAACAACATAAGCTAATAAATACAACAGCATTACAAAACTGGCTTAATTTCTGTTGACGTTCTTCTTTTTGGTTAAATAGAGGcccaaaagaccaaaaaaagaaaagaaaaagcctTAGCCCATACGGCACATTCCTAGTTCACCAGAAGAAAACATTATATTTCTTTGTATATTGTTGTTTTAGAGTTTAGGACTACCAGCTCACCGAGTGAAACAATAAGTGATACGTAAAGTTGGTCAATCATATGTACTACAAGGATACAGAAGGAAGAAATGAAACTGATCAACAGCTTTTGTCCAATCTTATTACGGAAGCGGAATGGTCTGTGGATCCGCCAGAGGGCTGCTTTTCTCTGTTAACTGCAGGTTTAAGGAGTTGTGGAGAAGGGAGAAGGTCAAAAATCTTGGGCAATTGCAGAATCTTGGTGGTTACCTGGGACTCTGGGTAATTTGGTTGGAAAGGAATAACTGTATTGTAAGGAGCATGGAGAGACGGGGGGTAAGGAGTCGTGGGGAAAGATAGTTTATATTGGTCCTCTTTCTGGCCTTCTATTTCAGCAGCTTTTAGGGGTGTAAGTCTGTCTTCCATCTTGTGAAACTGGAGGACAGCGATCAGCTAGAGTATTCTAAGGGGTGTGCTTGGTAATCTACAACCTAAGGAAATATACTTCACAAGAATACATGTACTTACATACTGTACACAACAATGAAAGCACTACC is a genomic window containing:
- the LOC133740944 gene encoding kinesin-like protein KIN-7C, mitochondrial, with the translated sequence MFSGAFTSRSQQRSSISPFRSRKSPAPSKPHVRPATPSSTSSSRPPSKPSVSPASASSLSPPAPPDVSKSKENVTVTVRFRPLSAREINKGDEIAWYADGDYTVRNEFNSNIAYGFDRVFGPATTTRHVYDIAAQQVVSGVMQGINGTVFAYGVTSSGKTHTMHGEQKSPGVIPLAVKDVFGIIQETPGREFLLRVSYLEIYNEVINDLLDPTGQNLRIREDAQGTYVEGIKEEVVLSPAHALSLIATGEEHRHVGSNNFNLLSSRSHTIFTLTIESSPRGENGEEDVTLSQLHLIDLAGSESSKTETTGLRRKEGSYINKSLLTLGTVISKLTDGKATHVPYRDSKLTRLLQSSLSGHGRISLICTLTPASSNTEETHNTLKFAHRSKYVEIKAAQNKIIDEKSLIKKYQREITILKEELQQLKRGMMETPNIPASTQEDLVNLKLQLEAGQVRLRSRLEEEEEAKAALMGRIQRLTKLILVSTKNTIPHSISLPSNRRRHSFGEDELAYLPDKKREYVIDDDALSHASELSVEGRDDITNLDELVKDYKRNRRRGMLGWFKLKKPENLNGLSPSADSESSSTSGSPAPCSKSSQNRVNSNDLKDGQRKSVSRRGDDHTITDSFLERTQAGDLFAAAVGGRQLPPTGFTITDQMDLLREQVKMLAGEVAFCTSSLKRLSEQAATNPEDSKLREQMQKLKDEISEKKFQIRVLEQRMIGSLEMTPHRSNNSEMSQALSKLTTQLNEKTFELEIKTADNRILQEQLQMKISENSEMQETILLLRQQLSSKEKNNDERDRIAPCEETCADENTPTSVMSLNRILSLEDSKECNKDAYFNSQIHAQASKIEDLKQEKVILSEEKEGLEVQNLKLSEEASYAKELASAAAVELRNLAEEVTKLSYENAKLTGDLAAAKEVQCRSNYCQRSTSYDFKKNSINGARANGFHKRSEDEVLVEELQKELTARCQREAALEKELYERDQLEDDLRKTLENVKQREADLENELANMWVRVAKLRKSGNNAEDVSLQGVLESESSHTRIRNGNVPSNNHSYAMFKDNESNENLNEMGTLEDLRASYLEEKRRCKELESYISRLKGEDVAGLDVTALEQLQNLHVEAITKICHAKCANRVL